From one Bos javanicus breed banteng chromosome 15, ARS-OSU_banteng_1.0, whole genome shotgun sequence genomic stretch:
- the LOC133261094 gene encoding olfactory receptor 8U3-like translates to MLMITSPTLAEAVEGVVFILQLTTNSSKSIILKGITERPELQVPCFVVFLVIYLVTVLGNLGLITLIRTDARLHTPMYYFLSHLAFVDLCYSSAITPKMMVNFVVEHNTIAFYACAMQLGCFLTFMITECFLLASMAYDRYVAICSPLHYSTLMSKRVCIRLVAVPYVYSFLVALFHTIITFRLTYCGPNVINHFYCDDLPLLALSCSDTRMKEILIFAFAGFDMICSSSIVLTSYLFIITTILRIRSTQGRLKAISTCGSHMVAVTIFYGTLIFMYLQPKSNHSLDTDKMASVFYTVVIPMLNPLIYSLRNKEVKNASKKVLGKGCETLKILKLRK, encoded by the coding sequence ATGCTAATGATCACCTCCCCAACACTGGCAGAGGCTGTAGAAGGTGTCGTTTTTATTCTTCAACTCACAACAAACTCTTCAAAATCCATCATTCTCAAGGGAATTACAGAACGGCCAGAGCTTCAGGTCCCCTGCTTTGTGGTGTTCTTGGTCATTTATCTGGTCACGGTGCTGGGCAACCTGGGCTTGATTACCTTGATCAGAACTGATGCTCGACTGCACACGCCTATGTACTATTTCCTCAGTCACTTGGCCTTTGTTGATCTTTGCTACTCCTCTGCTATCACACCAAAGATGATGGTGAactttgttgtggagcacaataCTATTGCTTTCTATGCTTGTGCGATGCAACTGGGCTGTTTTCTCACCTTCATGATCACGGAGTGTTTCCTCTTAGCTTCCATGGCCTATGATCGCTATGTAGCCATCTGTAGTCCCCTGCATTATTCCACACTGATGTCAAAGAGAGTCTGCATTCGACTAGTGGCAGTTCCATATGTATACAGCTTTCTGGTTGCCCTGTTCCATACCATCATCACCTTCCGTCTAACCTACTGTGGCCCCAATGTCATTAACCATTTCTACTGTGATGACCTTCCTCTCTTGGCTCTGTCATGCTCAGACACACGCATGAAGGAAATTCTGATCTTTGCCTTTGCTGGTTTTGATATGATCTGTTCATCTTCCATTGTCCTCACGTCCTACCtcttcatcatcaccaccatcctaAGGATCCGCTCTACCCAGGGGAGACTCAAGGCCATTTCTACCTGTGGCTCCCACATGGTGGCTGTTACTATTTTTTATGGCACGCTGATCTTTATGTACCTGCAACCCAAGTCAAACCACTCCCTGGACACAGACAAAATGGCATCTGTGTTTTACACTGTGGTGATCCCCATGTTGAACCCACTCATCTATAGTCTAAGAAACAAAGAGGTGAAGAATGCCTCCAAGAAAGTCTTGGGAAAAGGTTGTGAaactttaaagatattaaaattaagaaaataa